One genomic segment of Microbacterium sp. ProA8 includes these proteins:
- a CDS encoding KTSC domain-containing protein, giving the protein MRRHSLDSTAIASAGYDAATAVLQLEFTSGEVYRYFAVPPSVHRALRAAESAGNFFRERIRDVYPSEHVR; this is encoded by the coding sequence GTGCGGCGACACTCTCTCGATTCCACGGCGATCGCGTCGGCCGGCTACGACGCCGCGACAGCGGTGCTTCAGCTCGAGTTCACCTCGGGCGAGGTCTATCGCTACTTCGCGGTGCCGCCGTCGGTACATCGCGCCCTGCGTGCCGCCGAGAGCGCCGGCAACTTCTTCCGTGAGCGGATCCGCGACGTATACCCCTCTGAGCACGTGCGCTGA
- the zapE gene encoding cell division protein ZapE, translating to MTASVTRTGVVHLAERAPQLAGAEMVAALVPPPQFADATFDTYRADPSYPSQQQAKDLLQAFSGASAPVKGGLFRRAKRPELKPGIYLDGGFGVGKTHLLAAVYHAMPARRKYFGSFIEYTALVGALGYQNTVELFRGSDLLCIDEFELDDPGDTMVMTRLLAELVSSGTRLAATSNTPPNALGEGRFAAQDFLREIHAMAASFETIRIDGTDYRHRAVDGHAAVLDPPQYEAAIADAAAAGLASDDDFDGLVAHLARVHPSRYIRLIEGLSLVGLRDVTPFTDQSAALRFVAFIDRVYDAELPIRATGTSLDLVFPEEMLAGGYRKKYLRAISRLVASTLA from the coding sequence ATGACCGCCTCCGTCACACGCACCGGCGTCGTCCATCTCGCGGAGCGCGCCCCGCAGCTCGCCGGCGCAGAGATGGTCGCCGCGCTGGTCCCGCCCCCGCAGTTCGCCGACGCGACCTTCGACACCTATCGGGCCGACCCCTCTTACCCGTCGCAGCAGCAGGCGAAGGATCTGCTGCAGGCGTTCTCGGGTGCCTCCGCCCCGGTCAAGGGCGGGCTGTTCCGCCGCGCCAAGCGACCCGAGCTCAAGCCGGGCATCTATCTCGACGGCGGTTTCGGCGTCGGCAAGACGCATCTGCTCGCCGCCGTCTACCACGCGATGCCCGCCCGCCGGAAATACTTCGGATCGTTCATCGAGTACACGGCGCTGGTGGGCGCCCTCGGCTACCAGAACACGGTCGAGCTGTTTCGCGGATCCGACCTGCTGTGCATCGACGAGTTCGAACTCGACGATCCCGGCGACACGATGGTGATGACGCGGCTGCTGGCCGAGCTGGTGTCGTCGGGCACGCGCCTGGCCGCGACATCCAACACGCCCCCGAACGCCCTCGGCGAGGGGCGGTTCGCCGCACAGGACTTCCTCCGCGAGATCCACGCGATGGCCGCGAGCTTCGAGACCATCCGCATCGACGGCACCGACTACCGTCACCGTGCGGTGGACGGCCACGCGGCCGTGCTCGATCCGCCGCAGTACGAGGCGGCGATCGCGGATGCCGCCGCCGCGGGCCTCGCCTCGGACGACGACTTCGACGGGCTCGTCGCGCATCTCGCGCGCGTGCACCCGTCGCGGTACATCCGCCTCATCGAGGGTCTCTCGCTCGTGGGCCTGCGCGACGTGACCCCCTTCACCGACCAGTCCGCCGCCCTGCGCTTCGTGGCCTTCATCGATCGCGTGTACGACGCGGAGCTGCCGATCCGGGCGACGGGCACGTCGCTCGATCTGGTCTTCCCTGAGGAGATGCTCGCCGGGGGCTACCGCAAGAAATACCTGCGCGCCATCTCACGGCTCGTCGCGTCGACACTCGCGTGA
- a CDS encoding ammonium transporter, protein MDQGNTAFMLIAAALVLLMTPGLAFFYGGLVKAKSVISMMMLSFGALGLIGVLWVVYGYAIAFPSAEGLVAPWAIDWSAIGLTSLLEVPEGASYPPLAFVAFQATFAILTVALVSGAIADRAKFGSWMIFAAIWATIVYFPVASWVFNFGLAEDGSFAYGGWITYGMQEWFGVGAIDFAGGTAVHINAGAAALALALVLGKRLGFQKGVHVPHNPPFVLLGAGLLWFGWFGFNAGSELAADGTAALAFVNTIAAPAAALLAWLVVEKIKDGKPTSVGAASGAVAGLVAITPACAALTPIWAIVLGLVAGALCALAIELKYKWGFDDSLDVVGIHLVGGLIGTLYLGFFANNTGLIYSGQFTQLLVQAIAAVSVLVYSFVLAYAIGFVIEKTVGFRVKNEDEVAGIDTVVHGEEGYVLEGARV, encoded by the coding sequence ATGGATCAAGGCAACACCGCATTCATGCTCATCGCGGCCGCGCTCGTCTTGTTGATGACGCCCGGTCTCGCATTCTTCTACGGCGGCCTGGTCAAGGCCAAGAGCGTCATCAGCATGATGATGCTGAGCTTCGGCGCACTGGGGCTCATCGGCGTGCTCTGGGTCGTCTACGGCTACGCCATCGCCTTCCCGAGCGCCGAGGGGCTGGTCGCACCCTGGGCGATCGACTGGTCGGCGATCGGCCTGACGAGCCTGCTCGAGGTTCCTGAGGGCGCCTCCTACCCGCCGCTGGCCTTCGTCGCCTTCCAGGCCACGTTCGCCATCCTGACGGTCGCCCTCGTGTCGGGCGCGATCGCCGACCGCGCCAAGTTCGGCTCGTGGATGATCTTCGCCGCCATCTGGGCGACGATCGTCTACTTCCCGGTCGCCAGCTGGGTGTTCAACTTCGGCCTCGCCGAGGACGGCAGCTTCGCCTACGGCGGCTGGATCACGTACGGCATGCAGGAGTGGTTCGGCGTCGGCGCGATCGACTTCGCCGGTGGCACCGCCGTCCACATCAACGCCGGTGCGGCCGCCCTCGCGCTCGCGCTGGTGCTCGGCAAGCGCCTCGGCTTCCAGAAGGGCGTGCACGTCCCCCACAACCCGCCGTTCGTGCTCCTCGGCGCCGGCCTGCTGTGGTTCGGCTGGTTCGGCTTCAACGCCGGTTCGGAGCTCGCAGCCGACGGCACCGCCGCGCTCGCGTTCGTCAACACGATCGCCGCTCCGGCCGCCGCGCTGCTCGCCTGGCTCGTGGTGGAGAAGATCAAGGACGGCAAGCCCACGTCGGTGGGCGCCGCCTCGGGTGCGGTCGCGGGTCTCGTCGCGATCACCCCGGCGTGTGCCGCGCTGACCCCGATCTGGGCCATCGTGCTCGGCCTCGTCGCGGGTGCCCTCTGCGCGCTGGCGATCGAGCTCAAGTACAAGTGGGGCTTCGACGACTCGCTCGACGTGGTGGGCATCCACCTCGTCGGCGGCCTGATCGGCACGCTGTACCTCGGCTTCTTCGCGAACAACACCGGCCTGATCTACAGCGGTCAGTTCACGCAGCTGCTGGTCCAGGCGATCGCCGCCGTGTCGGTGCTGGTCTACTCGTTCGTGCTGGCCTACGCCATCGGCTTCGTGATCGAGAAGACGGTCGGCTTCCGCGTCAAGAACGAGGACGAGGTCGCCGGTATCGACACCGTCGTCCACGGCGAGGAGGGCTACGTGCTCGAAGGCGCACGCGTCTGA
- a CDS encoding type II toxin-antitoxin system PemK/MazF family toxin — MTQRNGLFGILTSILRPRRRPAPPTPPTPSAPVESRGGPAATVEVPPPAAGALRITYAPHRDGDPDAGEIVWTWVPYTENDGRGKDRPVLVIARQSEERVYAVRLTSRAHDGDRDFLAIGTGEWDAQGRPSWVDIDQLYSVHRDGMRREASALDLDRFVRVADALHRRYGWSAGG; from the coding sequence GTGACACAGCGAAACGGGCTGTTCGGCATCCTGACCAGCATCCTGAGGCCCCGCCGGCGGCCGGCTCCACCCACGCCGCCAACGCCTTCAGCGCCGGTCGAGAGTCGGGGCGGTCCCGCTGCGACCGTCGAGGTGCCGCCGCCCGCAGCGGGGGCGCTGCGGATCACCTACGCGCCCCACCGGGACGGCGACCCCGACGCCGGTGAGATCGTCTGGACCTGGGTGCCGTACACCGAGAACGACGGCCGCGGCAAGGACCGTCCGGTGCTGGTGATCGCGCGGCAGAGCGAAGAGCGGGTATACGCCGTTCGGCTGACGAGCAGGGCGCACGACGGCGACCGGGACTTCCTGGCGATCGGCACGGGGGAGTGGGACGCGCAGGGCCGCCCGTCGTGGGTCGACATCGACCAGCTCTACAGCGTGCATCGCGACGGCATGCGCCGGGAGGCATCCGCTCTCGACCTGGACCGTTTCGTGCGCGTCGCCGACGCCCTGCACCGCCGGTACGGCTGGAGCGCCGGCGGCTGA